TTTTATATACATTAACAGTGTACTTTTGCTGCCTTCTAGATAATTTATTTTGCAACACATTACTGCACAGTTGTAAATAACTTATGTACTGTAACATCACTTTCAGTTAtgtgtaaagaaataaataaattaattaaaattatctttgtATGTATAGTTCACCCTAGGCAGCACTTTCCCTCTCAAGGAGAAAATATGGTCCAGGATGGTGTGCAGTGTTCCTTGGAAGCCCATCTGATATGCTCAGGTATGCAGGGGTGGTCTGACCCATGGGCCATGCTGCAGGGATCTCTGGATGCTCACCTGATTTTTAACACCACATcagttttctcctcctttcccaggAAGGGAGGTGGCTTCCCAGCAGCCAGGGCAAACTGGAGCCCAggagcctgcagcagggcttgCAGCACCAGGTGCTTCTTtctggggtgctgctgcccttgtGCCCTGGGACAGGCACCTTGCCAGGCTCCCAAGGTTCTGCTCCAGCCACCACTACACTCCCACCACCTCCTGCTCTTCTTTTTAATACTGACCCTCAGAAATAGGTTGCAGGGATCACTGCTGCCCCGTGGCTCAGTTCACCCATGTGGGGCTGGTGTCGGGCAGCAAAGCTGGGAGCACTGCatgccatgcagtgccatccCCACCAGCTCTGCACCTCTggcatagagtcatagaatagattcgggttggaaaggaccttaaatctcatctagttccaacctcctgccacgggcagggacaccttccactagaccaggttgctccaagccccttccaacctggccttgaacattacTAGGGGtggcacagccacagcttctctgggcaacctgtgccagggcctcaccaccctcacagggaagaatttcttccttatatccaacctaaatctcccctgtttaagtttaaacccattaccccttgtcctaggGCCCTGTGCCACCATATAGCCTTATCACCCCTTTGGCTGTACAACTTCCCATGGAGCAAGGccaaaagaaatgcagatgtaATTTTGCAGATGTGGAGCACCAGGACAACACTGTTGTCCTTCAGAGATTGTGACTGTAAATAAATTTCAAATAGAAgaggcaaaaccaaaaagcttgTTTGCAACTCAGCTGCTTCATTGATGCTGGGTGCAAGGGGGGCCCTGACCAGTTCCTTTCCCAGGGGGTGCAGACCCCGGCTGGatattgctgaatgagaaaagtggccagtactttatactgactcatggatggtggcaaatgccctgtgggagtggttgcagcaatggaagcagagcaactggcaacacagaggtaaacccatctgggctgctgcactctGGCGATACAgaaccccagagagaattgagtcataaaatgggactcatttctggaacaaccttatagacaccTTTAAGGTTTAGGGGGACCTGGGTGCATCTGTGGGTGCTCAAAGCCAGGCCCTGGCACCCCCAGCTGCACCCTAGGACCCCCAGCACCAACCAAGGGGGTGCCTTGGCCTGGAGCACCATGGAGTTGGGGTGGAGTGAACCgagcttgggggggggggcaaatcGGGCTGGGGGCCCTGCACACGCGGCTGGCACTACTCCCTGCCCGCCACCGGCCTCCTCCCGGATAAATGCTCAGGTTTGAACTTGGTTTCTGGGCAGCATCGCTTTGAAGCCGGGGAGATCAGTGACGGAGGGGTGCCAGGCCCTTGGGGAGCGCTGTAGCATCAACACTCGTGTCCCAGTGGCCCAGCGCTGCTGCTGGAGTCAGCACGCTGGCTGCTGACtacacagcagctggagagggcCAGGGAGACCCTGCAAGCACTGGCCAAAGGCAATGGTTCCAGCTCTGACGACAGCTCCTGCCACCAGGAAAGCCTCCATCTGGGTGCATAGTGGGGGCTGCTGAGGGCAACACAGCCACCAAGCCCCCTCCCTAAAGCTGTGGTGGTAGGATGGTGACAGTTCTAACCCAGGTCCCCCTGTCCCTGCAAAGCTGGAAACCCTGTCTGAGAGGGTCTCCACAGCCCTGGTACCATGCCCTCTGCGAGATCTTCAGCACCAGGGTCATCTGGAAGAAAAGTGACATCCTCAGCCTCACAATGTGAGCAGGcaagggggtgctgggggggggtggtCCTGCCACAGCCCCCTCATCCCACTGTCCCACAGGTTCATCAGCTCTGGCATCCGCCACTGCTTCACCTGCAACCTGGCGCCCCACCTATCCCACTTCTTCTCCTGCTATTTAGTGCTGGTGGGCACCAAGGCGACTGCctacctctttttcttcttgacagTTGAGCGCTTGGGGCACCATGCTATCCTCCAGCTCTGCACCATCTTCACAGGCatctcctccctcctgctgctggccttTACCCAGTGTAAGGATGGACCAGGTACCCCTACTCTCCTGGCTGGGGTTAGGAACACGATgcttggggtggttttgtgcaAGATTCGACCCCTGATGGTGCTTTTCCCCCTCACCCAGACCTGCTGGACCTCATCATCCTGACCTTATCCATGGTTGGCATCATCGCATTCCATGCCATCACCATGCTCAGCATCTTCTTTGCCACCAAGGTCCTCCCCACTGTGGTCAGGTAAGGGGGGAGCAGCCACCCTCCCCACGCTACCCTGGGATGACCTGGGCAGGGTCTCCTGGGTCCCTCTTGAGTGCATTTCCACCTGcaggggagctgggctgggcctGGCTGTGGAGGCCAGTTTCATGAGCAAGGCATTGGCCCCCATCACTGCCATCCCAACAGCCATAGCTTCTTGCACCATGTTGTCTTTGCCTTCTTCGGCATCCTCGCCATCCTCAGCATCATGCTGCTGCCAGAAACCCAGGGCCGCAGCCTGCCCCAATCCCTGCAGGACAACGAGAGCCAGTGCTGGTCCCCCCCTCTTCCACTGGCTGTCCCACAAGGACCACATGCCCCTGCTCATCCCCTACGGCATTCCCCATGATTACACCCACCTCACCACCTCCATCAAGAGGATGCTGGGCTCCCTGGCCACCCCCCACAAGATATAGCCATGCCCCCCACCCCACACCAGGGGTTCTCCACTGCTGGGGGTGCTGTGACCCCCATCAGTGGGTGCTTGCGGGGACAATGGGGTGGACCAGGACATATGCAATGGTGGGAATAGGGGGAGCAGCACACCCACCCCACAGTGGGGCCAGATCCTCCCCCAGGAGGAGCTGTCCTGGGAGTCCTGGTGTGGGAGTGATGCCCCCCAGGGTGCTTGTGGCAGTGGCTTGCAGGCTGCCAATAAAAGAAGTGCCTTGTTTCTATGGGCAGCTGGTGAGTTCAGGGTCCCACATGGTGCCCCTACCACCGGCCCTCTTCTCTGGGATCTTTATTATGGGGGTGACCCGGGTTTCCCAGCTCTATGGGGCTTGTCCCTGGGGCATTCCCCCCAACAGGGCTGCCTGTGTCCCCAGCCGCTGCTTTCCTGGGATTTGCTGGGCATGGAGTCTGTGGTATGTGCAGGCATGCAGACACCTGTGCTAAGGCCTATTTTGGTGGACATGTGTGTGCAAAGCCCCTGCATCTTGTGCATGTCCATATGCAAAAATGCTGCAGCTGGGCATCCTGTGTACATAAATGTGCAAGCCCCCCACTACTGGTTCCCCGTCTCAGCCTCTCTGAAGGCAGTAGGGTGACCTCCCTCCCTAGCCCCCCCAGTCACACTGCTACCCATAGAGGTTGGCCAGGCACCAGAAGCATGGCCCCCATTCACTCATGTAGTGGTAGTCCTGGTCCTCATCCATCAGGCTGGAGACAATGGAACTGagggggctggggctggagctcgAGCCCTCATAGTCATAGATGAGGGCCGTGTTGTAGGGGGGCATGCTGGGGTCACTGTTGGCTGCCTCCAGCCCCTGTGAAGACAGGGAGGCACCATCAGCCCTGCTGGGAATGGGGACAAGGGGCAAGTTGGGGTGCTAGGCCCCATCCCCACCTCATTGATGAAGTCCTCAATGTCAGAGGGGCTGCTGGGCAGCTTGCAGGGGGCCAGGGGGTGGCAGAGCTGAGTGGGGAGTCCCTGCACACTGGTGGTTTGACCCAGGGCAAGAAGAGCTCAGGGTGCCAGTGCTGGTTGATGTTGTAGGCATCCTGTGGAGATGGAGGAGGTCAGGTTTGTGGGCTGGGATGGACCCCCCCCCACACCCTGGGACCTCTCCTTGGGTCCTGCTCACCTGGTCCTCCTCACCCCCACCCTGCTCATCATAGTTGAGGTTATCATCGCACATGTTGtcctgtgagcactgcagcagcccctTGCACAGAGCCTGCTGGTGCCTGCGCACCCACACGGCCCCCAGCCACACCAGCACTGCGGGCACTCCTTGTCTGCCTGTCCTGTTttgcttgcaataaattttgcagg
This portion of the Lathamus discolor isolate bLatDis1 chromosome W, bLatDis1.hap1, whole genome shotgun sequence genome encodes:
- the LOC136004449 gene encoding LOW QUALITY PROTEIN: putative solute carrier family 22 member 31 (The sequence of the model RefSeq protein was modified relative to this genomic sequence to represent the inferred CDS: inserted 1 base in 1 codon; deleted 1 base in 1 codon); the encoded protein is MEAEQLATQSGPALLLESARWLLTTQQLERARETLQALAKGNGSSSDDSSCHQESLHLGSPQPWYHALCEIFSTRVIWKKSDILSLTMFISSGIRHCFTCNLAPHLSHFFSCYLVLVGTKATAYLFFFLTVERLGHHAILQLCTIFTGISSLLLLAFTQYLLDLIILTLSMVGIIAFHAITMLSIFFATKVLPTVVRGAGLGLAVEASFMSKALAPITAIPTAXSFLHHVVFAFFGILAILSIMLLPETQGRSLPQSLQDNESQAGPPLFHWLSHKDHMPLLIPYGIPHDYTHLTTSIKRMLGSLATPHKI